Proteins from a genomic interval of Brachybacterium vulturis:
- a CDS encoding sodium/proton-translocating pyrophosphatase, translated as MDLITQFPLGDDLAWTLLALGVLAIAALVAGAVVPSRMRRDEDSEELDEDLGRRLGGQLLSAGSIMLWVGLPLAVLLYLAPGTTDDRLLRSGLLLVGLALGPLAAWRGIAVQLAALGLDAERRPAMISRLGALTVTGALALALLPTVIIIWFLQTTAGPALIALAGGAAISALAIRICAAPVDAAASASALLVGTDEHELEAEDPANLGGPHLRSARMASRGGALSADLVAVATAVAGVGVLLGVPVLAAEGFIVVLLGLGAAMLAAAVVAVMPHLGTPGHERGALRLGGLIPAVLGGAGAVAAAALWIPSRYKDLRFEDVGLENFTDPAITGGTPTPREQLEPQIEQALTDMGQWISATDESQHASAFLDMMGLYSITPNVVVAVALGLGALTALATVVLLGGTGHRLGGTVLRAARTSRTGGALGITAGLGSTALTAAGAVALLVLITTVISVLSAGVPGLALALLVHAALGALIVVAAHAGSLLASTFADRPDTEPALQVAAAGAATGPRAALLMAGALTALGALGPVISALRSAPRAGSVWEDRALHALAPSSLTLLGGIGLGVLTVLLVSSALLDGARRLGASAVVETRASLLEGRARAELLELTEMVRRAAVPPVVVAVLMPVVAGFGLGPGALPGLLLGVVLTAAGLGLWTLGAGSTLENAAAVIGSGRYGGRGSWGHSGALGGTVLTGVLRSTIGSVALPLLLTSSLLTALSVSAVVGMNTDDTSPFLRWGIAVIALVIMVACWVIAATAPEVDLEDGEGEIAKPLFSRAADESADELEAMDWESDDEHVEQVPLTTTASRTSKAAKPSKAEKPAKRRKRTQRGADED; from the coding sequence GTGGATCTGATCACGCAATTCCCCCTGGGCGACGATCTCGCCTGGACCCTCCTGGCGCTCGGCGTCCTCGCCATCGCGGCGCTGGTCGCCGGAGCCGTCGTCCCCAGCCGGATGCGGCGCGACGAGGACAGCGAGGAGCTCGACGAGGATCTGGGCCGTCGGCTCGGCGGGCAGCTGCTCTCCGCCGGCTCGATCATGCTGTGGGTGGGACTGCCGCTGGCGGTGCTGCTGTATCTCGCGCCGGGCACGACCGACGACCGCCTGCTGCGCTCCGGCCTGCTGCTGGTGGGCCTCGCCCTCGGCCCGCTCGCCGCCTGGCGCGGGATCGCGGTGCAGCTCGCGGCCCTGGGACTGGACGCCGAGCGGCGCCCGGCGATGATCTCCCGCCTGGGGGCGCTCACCGTCACCGGCGCGCTGGCGCTGGCCCTGCTGCCCACGGTCATCATCATCTGGTTCCTGCAGACCACCGCCGGGCCGGCCCTGATCGCCCTCGCCGGCGGGGCGGCGATCTCGGCGCTCGCGATCCGGATCTGCGCCGCACCGGTGGACGCCGCGGCCTCCGCCTCGGCGCTCCTCGTCGGCACCGACGAGCACGAGCTGGAGGCCGAGGATCCTGCGAACCTGGGCGGCCCGCACCTGCGCAGCGCCCGCATGGCGTCCCGCGGCGGCGCGCTGAGCGCGGACCTGGTCGCCGTCGCGACCGCGGTCGCCGGCGTCGGGGTGCTGCTGGGCGTTCCGGTCCTGGCCGCCGAGGGCTTCATCGTGGTGCTCCTGGGCCTCGGTGCGGCGATGCTCGCCGCAGCCGTGGTCGCGGTGATGCCGCACCTGGGCACCCCCGGCCACGAACGCGGCGCGCTGCGCCTGGGCGGGCTGATCCCCGCGGTGCTGGGCGGCGCCGGGGCGGTCGCCGCCGCCGCGCTGTGGATCCCCTCCCGCTACAAGGACCTGCGCTTCGAGGACGTGGGCCTGGAGAACTTCACCGATCCCGCCATCACCGGCGGCACCCCCACACCGCGCGAGCAGCTCGAGCCGCAGATCGAGCAGGCGCTGACCGATATGGGGCAGTGGATCTCCGCGACCGACGAGTCCCAGCACGCCAGCGCCTTCCTGGACATGATGGGCCTCTACTCGATCACCCCGAACGTGGTGGTCGCGGTCGCTCTGGGGCTGGGTGCCCTGACCGCCCTGGCCACCGTGGTGCTGCTGGGCGGCACCGGGCACCGCCTCGGAGGCACCGTGCTGCGCGCCGCCCGCACCAGCCGCACCGGCGGGGCGCTCGGCATCACCGCGGGCCTGGGGTCGACCGCACTGACCGCTGCGGGGGCCGTGGCGCTGCTGGTGCTGATCACCACCGTGATCTCCGTGCTCTCGGCGGGTGTGCCGGGACTCGCGCTCGCGCTCCTGGTCCATGCCGCGCTCGGTGCCCTGATCGTGGTGGCGGCGCATGCCGGCTCCCTGCTGGCGAGCACCTTCGCCGACCGACCGGACACCGAGCCCGCGCTGCAGGTGGCCGCCGCCGGTGCCGCCACCGGCCCCCGGGCCGCGCTGCTGATGGCCGGGGCGCTCACGGCACTGGGCGCCCTGGGACCGGTGATCAGCGCCCTGCGATCGGCGCCCCGGGCGGGGAGCGTCTGGGAGGACCGTGCCCTGCACGCCCTCGCCCCCAGCTCCCTCACCCTGCTCGGCGGGATCGGCCTCGGCGTGCTCACCGTGCTGCTGGTGAGCTCCGCACTCCTGGACGGCGCCCGCCGTCTGGGGGCGAGCGCGGTCGTGGAGACACGCGCCTCCCTGCTCGAGGGCCGTGCCCGCGCCGAGCTGCTGGAGCTGACCGAGATGGTGCGCCGCGCCGCCGTCCCCCCGGTGGTGGTGGCCGTGCTGATGCCGGTCGTGGCCGGATTCGGACTGGGACCGGGCGCCCTGCCCGGGCTGCTGCTGGGCGTGGTGCTGACCGCTGCGGGCCTCGGTCTGTGGACCCTCGGCGCAGGCTCGACCCTCGAGAACGCGGCGGCCGTGATCGGCTCCGGCCGCTACGGCGGGCGCGGCTCCTGGGGCCACTCCGGGGCGCTCGGCGGCACCGTGCTGACCGGCGTGCTGCGCTCGACGATCGGCTCGGTCGCGCTGCCGCTGCTGCTGACCTCCAGCCTGCTCACGGCACTGTCCGTCAGCGCCGTGGTCGGCATGAACACCGATGACACCAGCCCCTTCCTGCGCTGGGGCATCGCCGTGATCGCCCTGGTCATCATGGTGGCCTGCTGGGTGATCGCCGCGACGGCCCCCGAGGTCGACCTGGAGGACGGGGAGGGAGAGATCGCCAAGCCGCTCTTCAGCCGCGCCGCGGACGAGTCCGCCGACGAGCTCGAGGCGATGGACTGGGAGTCCGACGACGAGCACGTCGAACAGGTGCCGCTGACGACGACGGCCTCGAGGACCTCGAAGGCTGCGAAGCCCTCGAAGGCTGAGAAGCCTGCGAAGCGCCGGAAGCGGACGCAGCGGGGCGCGGACGAGGACTGA
- a CDS encoding TetR/AcrR family transcriptional regulator, protein MPKIIGGSLEEHRQRTREKIFAALAALLETQEFESVTFSRIATAAGVGRTAMYNHFPDRESLLVEYAIHETTDYIAQLRAGVSDSATPRDAAIAYVHTQLDLNVSFHVPQTSGGATLTPETAARMRDHVVLIEDVLRTIVADGVASGDFAADLDVDSTVRIINGLLVGSSAKRYSRPALEDFVLRGLGAES, encoded by the coding sequence ATGCCCAAGATCATCGGAGGCTCCCTCGAGGAGCATCGCCAGCGCACTCGGGAGAAGATCTTCGCCGCGCTCGCCGCTCTGCTCGAGACCCAGGAGTTCGAGTCGGTGACGTTCTCGCGGATCGCCACGGCGGCCGGCGTGGGTCGCACCGCGATGTACAACCACTTCCCGGACCGTGAGAGCCTGCTGGTGGAGTACGCGATCCACGAGACCACGGACTACATCGCCCAGCTGCGGGCCGGGGTCAGCGATTCCGCCACCCCGCGTGATGCGGCGATCGCGTACGTGCACACCCAGCTCGACCTCAACGTCTCCTTCCACGTCCCACAGACCTCGGGCGGCGCGACCCTCACCCCGGAGACGGCCGCCCGCATGCGCGATCACGTGGTGCTGATCGAGGACGTGCTGCGCACCATCGTCGCCGACGGCGTCGCCAGCGGTGACTTCGCCGCGGACCTGGACGTGGATTCCACGGTGCGGATCATCAACGGCCTGCTGGTGGGCTCCTCCGCCAAGCGGTACTCCCGCCCCGCTCTCGAGGACTTCGTGCTGCGGGGCCTCGGCGCCGAGAGCTGA
- the dcd gene encoding dCTP deaminase — MLLSDRDIRAEIDAGRVRLDPFDETMIQPASVDVRIDRFFRLFDNHKHAMIDPALEQADLTREVAVDPDEAYMLHPGEFVLASTYEQITLPEDVAARLEGKSSLGRLGLLTHSTAGFIDPGFQGHITLELSNMATLPVALWPGMKIGQLCFFRLSSASDRPYGSAGNLNRYLGQRGPTPSRSAQNFHRTRIPVEEQQ; from the coding sequence GTGCTGCTGAGCGATCGTGACATCCGAGCCGAGATCGATGCCGGGCGGGTCCGCCTGGACCCCTTCGACGAGACGATGATCCAACCCGCCTCCGTCGATGTGCGGATCGATCGCTTCTTCCGCCTCTTCGACAACCACAAGCACGCGATGATCGATCCCGCGCTCGAGCAGGCCGACCTCACCCGTGAGGTGGCGGTGGATCCGGACGAGGCCTACATGCTCCATCCGGGGGAGTTCGTGCTCGCCTCCACCTATGAGCAGATCACCCTGCCCGAGGACGTGGCCGCGCGGCTGGAGGGCAAGAGCTCGCTGGGCCGCCTGGGACTGCTGACCCATTCCACCGCCGGGTTCATCGATCCCGGCTTCCAGGGCCACATCACCCTGGAGCTGTCGAACATGGCGACCCTGCCGGTGGCGCTCTGGCCCGGCATGAAGATCGGGCAGCTGTGCTTCTTCCGGCTCTCGAGCGCGTCCGATCGGCCCTACGGCAGCGCCGGCAACCTCAACCGCTACCTCGGCCAGCGCGGACCGACCCCCTCGCGCTCGGCCCAGAACTTCCATCGCACCCGCATCCCTGTGGAGGAGCAGCAGTGA